The Chitinophagaceae bacterium nucleotide sequence CGGTCCACTTTAGTTGGAGGTTGCGCTTCTACAGATCTTGTTTCCGGTTCGTTTTGTACAGGAGGAGTGTCATCCATCAAAGTCATATCAGTCATTTTCTGAAGTGGCTGATCAAACCCGCCTGTTTTCTTTGGCTGACTCATCACATACACACACAATGCAATTACAAGCAGCAGCATAAATCCAACGGCTTTCATTAAATTCTTCGGATATGCTCTGCGGATAGCATATGCACCATATGATTTGTTGCGATGCTCAAAGAGAATGTCTAACAGATCGGCAGTGAGAATTTGATTTGAAGTCATGGCTGCAGGTTTTCTATAGAGATGCTTCACTGAGAATAAATCCACAATCATCTTTGTAAGCCCCGTGTAAATTAAATTTCAATCAACCTGTCAACTATCTTTGCAGCCATGCGGATTTTAATGGTTTGTCTGGGAAATATTTGTCGCAGTCCATTGGCAGAAGGTGTATTGCAAAACAAAGCATGGAAAGCAGGATTAAACTGGAGTGTTGAAAGTGCAGGCACAGGTGCATGGCATGCAGGTGAGCCGCCACATCAATTAAGTGCAAAAGTGGCAAAGTTGAATGGTGTAGATATCAGCAGGCAGCGGGCAAGACAGTTTGTGAAAGAAGATTTTCTGCAATACGATTTTATTTATGTGATGGACAGCAGTAATTACATTGATGTAAAACAGATCAGTGGAAAATTATGGAAAGAAGAAAAAGTGGATCTGCTGCTGAATGAATTATATCCCGGTGAAAACAGGAATGTTCCTGATCCCTGGTATGGAAAAGAAGATGGATATCATAAAGTGTATGAGATGATTGAGAAAGCATGTGACAAGATCATTCAGAAGTATGAAGCAGGAAGTAAGAGGTAAGAAATTTACAAGAACAACAAACTATAAACAGATCAATGGCAAAGGTTAATGTATCACTACCACAAGGCACAAGAGATTTTGGAGCAGACGTTGTACGTAAACGCAATTATATTTTCACTACCATTAAAACGGTTTTTGAATTATATGGGTTTGAGCCATTAGAGACACCTGCCATGGAAAATCTTGATACATTGATGGGAAAGTATGGTGAAGAAGGTGATAAATTAATTTTCAAAATTCTGAATAATGGATTGGACAACCCTGCAAAACATCAACAGGCGAAAGAAGATTTTGAAAAAGTACTGGCAGGAAAAAATACAAGCGGACTTACTGAGCGTGCATTAAAATATGATCTTACTATTCCTTTTGCAAGATATGTGGCCATGAATCACAATCAACTAACCATGCCATTCAAGCGCTACCAGGTGCAACCGGTGTGGAGAGCTGACCGTCCGCAGAAAGGACGTTACCGTGAGTTTTATCAATGTGATGCAGATGTGGTGGGAAGCAACTCTTTATTGAATGAAGTTGAACTTGCCAATATCTATTCAACTGTTTTTGCAAAACTGGGAGTTGATGTAGATATAAAAATCAACAGCAGGAAAATACTGGCGGCGTTAGCTGAAGTATGTGGCGGTACAGAAAAGATAGTGGACATAACTGTTGCCATTGACAAGCTGGACAAGATTGGTATGGAGAAAGTAAAAGAAGAATTAACACAGCGTGGATTGAATACTGATCAAATTGCTGTTATCGAAAAATACCTGCTCATCAGCGGAACTAATGAAGAAAAATTACAGCAGATCAAATCATTGCTTGGCAAATCTGAAACAGGCAAGAAAGGAATCGAAGAAATTGAAACAATTCTGAACTATCCCCTCACGACTCAAAACTCACGACTATCAATTGATTTTACTCTTGCCCGTGGCTTAAACTATTACACCGGGATCATCTTTGAAGTAAAAGCAAACAATGTGCAGATGGGAAGCATTGGTGGCGGCGGCCGCTATGATGATTTGACTGGTTTATTCGGCGTACCCAATATTCCCGGTGTTGGTATTTCGTTTGGAGTTGACAGGATTTATGATGTAATGGAAGAATTGAAACTGTTCCCTGCAGGAGTTCATACAGGAACAAAGGTTTTATTCTTTAATCTCGGTAAAGATGAAAGTAAAAAAGCATTTGAACTGATGCAGCAACTGCGCAGCAAAGGAATCAGCTGTGAATTGTTTCATGAACAGGCAAAGTTTGATAAGCAGTTTAAATATGCTGAAAAAAAACAGATCCCTTTCATTGTCATCATCGGAACCAAAGAACTTGAAACAGCTACCTGTAATGTAAAAAACCTGCAAACAGGTGTTCAGGAAACAATTTCATTTAATGATCTGCTGAATAAATTTTTCTGATTCAATTTTGTAATCAGTTACTATTTCAAACCAATATTTCTTTTTTTGGGTTGTATGGCTGTGAATCTTTATTTTTGCCACCCTAAAAATTTCGGTCGGTGAGGTGGATGAGTGGCTGAAATCAGTAGTTTGCTAAACTGCCGTACGGGTAACTCTGTACCGCGGGTTCGAATCCCGCCCTCACCGCAAAAAAGGATAAACATTCAAATGTTTATCCTTTTTTTATTCCCTAACCTGTTCCTGTTCCCATTCAGGAAGATTCTATCAGCTGAAGCTTTTCCACTCCCTGAAAATCTGTAACTTTTAGCCTTAATCGTAAAATATGCGGCAAAACATTCCGGTATTGATCTTGCTCCCTTTCCTGAGTGCAATCATTTTGTTTTCTGTTTTCATGAACAGGCAAACCCTTTCGAAGCAACAAAATACGGTTGATTGGAAGCAAAGTCAATTTGAAGAACCTGCATTTGATAAGCGGAGAAATGAATATATGTATAACATGGTGAAAGATCCTGTTACGGGCCGTATTCCGGATGGCATTATTGAGAAGTCTTATCAGCAGGCATTGCAGGCTCCTGAGCGGAACTCTGTTTTAAGAACTGAAGATAATAATACCTATTTCCAGGGAGGAGCATTAAATGCAGGGGGACGTTCAAGAACAATCATGTATGACAAACGCTTTAACGGAAGTTCAAACCGTGTAATACTTGCAGGTTCTGTGAGCGGTGGAATTTTTCGCTCAACTGATGGAGGCAACAGCTGGACAAATGTTACCAAGCCAAACGAAATTCATAATGTTCACTGGATTGTTCAGGATACAGGTTCTGTTGCCCGAATGGATACATGGTATGCAGGCGGCGGTGAGCACTGGGGAAATACAGCAACTGAAAATGGCGCCACTTTTATGAGTGATGCGCTTTATAAATCTATTGATAATGGTGCTACATGGACAAAACTTCCGCAAGCGTTCACTACTGGTGCTGCAACTGCTTCAGGGCCTTTTTTGCTTGAACGTTTTGACCATCCATTTGACTTCGTTCACAAAATAGCCATCAACCCGCTGAATGGTCATATATATGTTGGCTGCCACAGAAGATTATTGCGCTCAACGGATGGCGGCCAGACCTGGATAGTAGTTTTTGTTGGGGCTGTTGCAGGTTTTGCTGATGGAGGTACATTTGACGTTGTAGTAAGTTCAACCGGAAGAGTTATTGTTGCTATTAATGGCGGGAACGAAGACCCTGCCATACGTGGTGTCTGGAGTTCACCCACAGGAAATGTTTCTTCATTTACAAGGTTGGCAGGCGGCTCTGTTTTAGGTGTTGACAGTGTTGATGGCTGGAGGGGTAATTCTTATGATTCAAGAACTCTTAACGGGCAGCCAAACCCTGTTCCAAAAAGAATCCTGCTGGCATTAGCTCCTTCTGATAACAACATTATGTATGTGATGTATGAAAATGGTGCTGCATTTGGAAATGACGCAGACCTTTACCATGTTAATTTAACAACTAATACCTGGACCAACAGAAGTATTAATGTCCCCGATTTTGGAGGTACGGTTGGTACATTTTCAACTCAGGAAGGATACGATATGTTTGTTGCAGTAAAACCCGATAACCCAAACTTCGTAATACTCGGAGGTGTTAACCTGTTTCGGTCAACAGACGGTTTCAGCACAACTTCCAATACAACATGGATTGGTGGATATGCAGATGCAAATCCAAATACAAATAATTTCCTTTACGTGAATCATCATCCGGACCAGCATTCAGTTGCATTCAGGTCAGACAATCCGAATGAAATGATTTCTGCACATGATGGAGGCCTTTCTTTAACAACAAATATTCTGGCAGCAACCGTGGCTTATACAATGGTACCGAATTATCAAACCTTTCAGTACTATTATGTAGCGATTGACCCGGGAACCGGACGCAACAATTTTGCAGGTGGAATGCAGGATAATGGAACATGGTTGAGAGACCGGGTGGGTATTTTGGGAACAGCAGTAAATGACAGTAACAAACACCGTTTCATTTTCCCTGCACTTTCGGGAGATGGTGGTGCAGTTGGTCTTGCAGCAAATAATGCTGGACAACAATATTTATACGGCTCATCTCAACTGGGAACGATCAGGAGAATAAGCCTGCCAACTATAAATGTCGGCACTTCAATCAGGCCAGCAGGATTAACAAGTACTCCCGGAGGCGGAGCAAATGAATTTGGTGAATTTGTAACCAACTTTAAATTAAACCCAAGCAATACCAATGATCTCTATTACATAAATTTTAATCGATTATTCCGCACAACAGATGCTCCAACAGTTGACCCCAACACCTGGACAGAATTAACCGGTGTAAGCTCAGCTGTTGAACCTGCTAATAATGCAAATACAGGAATTTATATCCGTTCGCTTGCATTCAGCTGGGGAACTTACCAGGCTTCGCATGTGATGTATATTGGCACAACTGACGGAAGAGTTTTCAGACTAGATGACCCAAGAAATGCTGCCGCTTCGCAGACACCTGTTAATCTGGCAATACCGGCTCCGTTCGGTGCAAATATTCAGGACATTGCTGTTAACCCCAATAATGACAATGAAATCATGGCAGTTGTATCAAACTATGAAATCAGTAATGCAAACGTTACAAGTGTATGGTGGACCAATAATGCAAAATCTGCAACACCAACATGGGTAAATGCTGAAGGAAATATGATAACTGCAGCTTCTGTTCGCAGTTGTGCCATTGTTGTAAAAAAAGATGCCGGCAATAATCCTGTAACTGAATACTATATCGGCACTTCTGTTGGATTATTCAGTGTTGTAGATAATACACCTGCAACTCCTCCTGTATTTACAACCTGGTTCCGTGAAGTAGGAACCACATTAAACCTTCCCATTGTGCAATCACTTGCTTACCGTCCTGTTGATAATGTACTGTTGGTTGGCACGCATGGTAATGGTATGTACTTCGCCTATCTCGGCACACCTAACTATACACCCAACCAGGCAACAGGAATCAATGATCCCATACTGAATGATAAAAACTTCATCAGTAAAATTTACCCAACTGTAAGCAGCAGCAGGGTTGATTATCAAACAGGCAACAGGTATACGATTAAAACTATCAGTATACAATTGCTGAATGCAAATGGGCAGATAGTTTATAAAAATGCAGGAGCTTACCAGAATGGATCTGTTGATATCAGCAAACTGGCAAAGGGAGTTTATGTATTATCAATCATCAGTGACGACCGGAAATACAAATACCTGCAAAAAATAATTAAACAGTAATTGATTTAAGCAACTGTAACAAAACCCTCTGATTGGAGGGTTTTGTTCTTTAACAGGTTTTTAGATGTAGTTTACTCACAAATTTCATCTGAGTAATAAACAGTATTGATATGTTATGTAAAATATTCCCGTTGATTTGTTTCCTGTTTGCAGGAAACATAGCGGTTTCTCAAACAGCACCCGTTAAAAAAATTATTGCTTACCGGCAATCCGTTATCCCGGGTAAAAAACCTGCACCCGAGGAAACAGTAAAAAAAAATGAACAGCTTTCTTTGTATGCAGAAATTGTAAAAAGCAAAAAAATAAAGTTCAGTGGTATCTGGATTGATAATGAGTATTATCTTTTTACGCTGAAAAAAGTTACAAAGACTCCCGTTGAAAAGTCCACAGGTGACGGAGGAGGAAAATTTATTGCCGTTCCAAAAACGGCGAATGATGTATACGAAATTGTTTTAGGCAAAAAACAGGAGCCTGCCCCAAGACCTGGAACAATGCTCGGAAATAATTTGCAGAATAATGAAGTAGTGTTGTACTACAGCTATAATGGCAAACAATATTTCGCCCTGCTGAAAAAAATAAAACAACTGGAAACAATTTCTCTGATGTAAGATCAGGATATCCTTTCAAAAATTACAGCGGCACCCTGTCCTACACCAACGCACATGGTTGCCAATCCGTATTTACTTTTCCTGCGTTTCATTTCATGAAGCAATGTAGTAGAGATGCGAACACCGCTGCATCCAAGTGGATGACCTAAAGCAATTGCCCCGCCGTTTACATTTACTTTTTCAAGATCAAGGCTTAACTCATGAATGCAGGCAATGCTTTGTGATGCAAACGCTTCATTCAATTCAATTAAATCAAGATCACTAACGGTAAGACCTGCCCGCTGCAATGCTTTGATTGTTGCAGGTACCGGGCCAATCCCCATAATGGAAGGATCAACACCCGCCACTGCCATTGATTTAATCATGGCAACCGGTTTCAGATTATATTTTAAAACAGCTTCTTCACTTGCCAGCAACATTGCAGCCGCTCCATCATTAATTCCGCTTGAGTTACCAGCTGTAACTGTTCCATCTCTTACAAATGCAGGTTTCAGTTTGGCTAATTGATCAATAGTGGTTTCACGGGGGTGCTCATCTGTATCAACAATAATCATCTGTTTTCCCTGTATTGCATCAACAGGAATAATTTCATCTGCCCATTTTCCGGCACTTAATGCAGCAAAATACCTTTCCTGGCTTTGTACTGCAAACTCATCCTGTGCAATTCGGGAAAGGTTCCATTGCTTCGCTACATTCTCTGCTGTTTCACCCATACTGAAAGGATGATAGAGTTCAGACAGTCTTGAGTTGATAAAACGCCAGCCTAGTGTGGTGTCCTGCAATACTGCATCTCGCCCATAAGCAGAAGATGTTTTACTCAACACAAACGGTGCCCTGCTCATGCTCTCCACGCCACCGGCTATATAAATATCACCATCACCACAGGCAATTGCTCTTGATGCATCCATGATTGCCTGCAAACCGCTTGCACATAACCTGTTCACTGTATTGCCTGCAACAGTTACCGGTAAGCCTGCAAGCAAAGCTGCCATGCGGGCCACATTGCGATTATCTTCACCGCTTTGATTTGCAGCACCTGCAATGACATCTTCAATTGCATTTACATCAATAGAACCATTGCGGTGAATCAATGCTTTAATGACATGGGCCAGCAAATCATCCGGACGTACAGAAGCTAAAACTCCACCATATTTTCCAATAGGCGTTCGCAGAGAATCGATGATATAGACAGGTTTCATATAAAAGTGTAAAGTTCAAAAGTAAAGAACTCGTTCCAATCGGCTGATGGTTTGTACCTTTGGCGACATGAAAGTAGCGAACGAGCGAAATATCCGTCACTTAAGTCTTGAAGAAATCAATACCTTCTTCGAAAGCATTGGCGAAAAGAAATTCAGAGCAAAACAGGTACATGAATGGCTCTGGCAGAAACATGCCCATAGTTTTGGGGACATGACCAACCTCAGCAAAGAACTCCGCCAAAAGCTGGGTGAAGTTTTCACACTTCCTGCATTAACAGTTGACGCCACACAATACTCTTCAGATGGAACGGTGAAATCAAGATTCCGTACACATGAAGGGCATTTAATTGAAGGGGTATTAATTCCAACAGATGAACGCAAGACAGCTTGCGTGTCTTCGCAAATTGGCTGTTCTTTAAGCTGTAAGTTTTGTGCTACCGGTTATATCGACCGTAAACGTAACCTCAACTTCGATGAAATTTATGATGAAGTAGTTCTCATCAACCAGCAAAGTGAAAAAGTATATGAAAAGAAGCTGACGAATATTGTGTTCATGGGAATGGGTGAGCCACTGTTGAATTATAAAAATGTAATGAAGGCAATAGAACGCATTACCTCTCCTGATGGTTTAGGTATGAGCCCAAGACGCATTACTGTTTCAACGGCTGGCGTTGCCAAGCAGATCAAACAGTTGGGTGACGATGAAGTAAAATTCAAACTGGCTTTATCCCTTCATGCAGCAAATGATTTAAAGCGCCATGAAATTATGCCGGTAAATGATACCAACAATATCAAATCACTGATTGACGCATTGAATCATTTCTATAAAAAAACAGGCAATGAAATTACGTTTGAATATATTCTGTTCAAAGATTTCAACGACAGTTTAAAAGATGCAGATGAGTTGATTAAGCTTTACCGACAGGTTCCTGCCGACTTAATCAACATCATTGAATACAACCCAATTGATTTGGCATCATTTCAAAAACCAGATGAAGAAGTAACCAACAGATTCATGGCTTACCTTGAAAAACACAAAGTGAACGCAAGGTTAAGAAGAAGCCGTGGAAAAGATATTGATGCGGCCTGCGGACAGTTGGCGAATAAAGAAGTTTTAAGTGATAAGTCGTAGGTACTAAGTTTTATAATTTTCAACTCATCTGTTTATAACAGTTTCATTAATCCCTGCAAAGGATAAAGTCCAGCACTTCAAACATACTATTGCCTTGGTCTGCCACCTGCGCTACCTCCATTTCGAACCGGTGTTCCTCGCCGCCCACCGTCTTGTGATTGACCGAACTTACGTGGATAATACGCAATGGTCAACATATAAAACTGTTGCAGCCCATTGGTTACTGTTGTTGTGATTGTGTTACTACCTGAGCCGATGGTAATGTTTTTGTTTTGCCTTAAAATATCCATTGCTGAAAACTTCGCTTCCAGCTGTTTGCCTTTAAAAAAGCGATAGCTGAGAAAAGCATTCCAGAGTGCCGAGCTTTGTTTGGTGGTATTATTCTTTACATAATTCATCGTATTACTTAAAGTCAGGTCTTTTGGATAATGAAGGTTAATATTTGCAGCAGTTATATAGTTTGTGTTTTTAAACGAACGCAGATTTTTGCCGGTTTGTATGCTGTTACTCATATTAATACCCTGTGATATGGAGAAGTTTACAATTTCACCCAGAGCAAAATAAATACGCACCGTGTTATTAAGATTTTGAATACGGGAAACAGAAAAGATATCATCAATATAATTTGGAGAACGGCTGTTGTTAAGTGATCCGTTATAAGAAAATTGCAATACGTTCTTTTTAAGGCGGATGGAGGTATTGAAATTACCGCCAATGCTCCAGTTCTTTCTTCCATCAATATTAATGAGATAAATATTTCGCCGTCCAAGTGTATCGTAAAAACTGCTGTCGGCAACATCAGCTTTCACGGCAGCAAAATTTCCGTTCAGGTTAAAATTAATATCGGCTTTTTTATTCCTGTTGCCACTCCTGCCGTAAGCAAAGTTAAATCCAAAGTTATTCGAGCTGGAAGGCTTCAGGAACTCATTACCATAATTGAAAGAATAAAGGTTTGCACTGTCAATGATAGGAAACAACTGATCAAGTCCCGGAATAGAATAATTCTTTGAGTGAGAAACGCCTGCATTGATGTTAAACCCATTTACTTTCTGGTAATAATAGCTAAGGTTGGTGTTTGGTGTAAAGAATGAAAAATCTCTGCTTAAATCCCGCTTGCTGAAATTCGATTGATCTTTCTCCCGTAAAAACTGTGCACCCAGGTTAGTAGAAACGGTAAAGGCACGATAGTAACGGTTTGACAATCTTTTTGGAAATGTTTTAGATATATTAAGAGCAGGTTCCTCGCTTACCCTGTTGTGCTTGTGCAGGTTGGTAATTGTTGTATTGGGCATATAGATCTTGCCGATAGAATCGAAATCGCTTACGTTATAGGTAAGATCAGATTGACTGAAGGCAAGATTGTTTGTAAGCCTGATATTAATATTCCAGAGATTATTACTGCCAAACAGCAGGCGTTTTAACGCATTGTATGTAACATTCACCGAGTTGTTCCAATTGCTGGAGTTGGTGTTATAAAGGCGGTTAAAAGATGTGTTTCTTGTGGGGTCCTCAAAGGATTCAAAATTACTTAAGCTGTTACGTATGTTTTCGCTTTCGCTATAGTTTGTATTATACCTCAGTGAAAAACTTTTCAGGTTTCTTTCATCGCTATCCTTGTTTAAAAAATTAGCGCTCAAATTTATGTTGCGGTTCTTTGTTTCCGATTCTGACGATTCGTTGCTGTTGCTTACTATTCCTGAGCCTTCTCTTTCTGTAATTGTTGATCCAGATGAACTGCCTGTGCCCCGGTTGTCAGTTATTGATGCACGGAAATTCATATCCCTGTCTACATCCCTTTTATTATAACTGATTGCCAGAGTTTTTGCATCATTTTCCTGTGTTGAATTTCTCACGGATGATTTAAAAAACGAGCTGCCGCCTGTGCCGGTAATTGCATCTGACTGTGAATTAATATTGTTGATACTGCCCCTGCCGCTTAAATCTAAACTCAATTCATTGTTGCGTTGATTGTTTGTTGTTTCTATAAAACTGTGCTGTACATTTGCTCCAAGGAAATATATTTTGCTGATGCCCCGGCCGCCAAAATTGGCCACATACCTGTTGCGTGGATTCATAGTGCGGAATGTAGTTTCTCCCAGCAGTGATTGCAAACCTTCAACATTCTTATTGATGTTATTGAAGGCACCTCCAAGACCAAGTCGTGTTTTTTTATTAAAGGCCTGCAAACCAAAATCGACTTCAAATCTTTTATCAGTACCCATACCTGCTTCTGCTTTTCCAAAGTAACAGGTTTTCTTATCAGCTTTCAGCTTAATATTCATGGTCAGCAACGAATCAGATGGGGTTCGTTCAGCTGCAGTTTTCGTTCTGTCTTCTTCTGTATAAACCTGTATTTTGTCAATGGCATTCTTCGGAAGATTTTGTGTGGCAATAGCAGGATCATTCCCAAAAAAAGGGTTCCCATCTACATACACATTGGTTACTTTTTTACCATTGACCGTTACAGTGCCATCACCCCAAAGTGTAATTCCCGGCACTTTGCGTAACATATCTTCCACTACTGCATTTGAATCGAGTTTAAACGCTGCCGGATTTATTTCCAATGTATCGCCATTCATACGTATGGGTAACACGGCTTCTATCACAATTTCACCAAGGCTTTTAAAATTAGTGCCAAGTTGTATTGAACCAAAATTGTAAGATGGGTTTACACTGTCGAGCTTAATCGTTTTTGAAAATGATTTGTAACCAGACGAGGTAAGGCTTATCAGTAAGGGAACATTCAAAGGCATTTTATCAAAACTAAATTCACCCGATGGATTTGTCAGCCTGTAATTGAGCAGAGTGGAATCGCTTTTTTTATATACAAGTACAGTTACAGATTCAAGTGCGTACTCATTTGCAGAATCTTTTACTACTCCGGTAATAGTACCTGTGCCTTCGGTTTTTTCCTGTGAAAAAACAAAGAAAGGTAACAGCAGTAATAGAATGGTTGCTAATTTCATTTGGTTTTGGTCGATGGTTTCAGGATGATGATAACAGGGTTTGATGTGGACTTGCTCTTTTCAAAATATTCTTTCACTAAAACTGTATATACAGGATTTCGATGTTGTTCAGCATCCTTCGACCGAAACATAGCGTCTGAGGAAATACTGCTGTACAACGCTGTTTTATCATAGTACTGAATTCCCCAGCCCATTACCGGCAGGTATGCATTGCTGCTGTCGGGAGATATTCTGTTAATGTTGTAAAAGCGGTTGCTGTTTCTGTCGAAAATAAAACGACGGTCACGTTTTTGATAATCAAGAGAGAAAAATAAATAGTTGTTAACGGGTACCAGGCCATTGATTCGCCATACATATCCCGGGTTTATCCGCTTATATTCACGCAATTCGTTTCTGGAACTGAATTCTTTTGTGAAAAAAGTTTTGGGAACTGTATTTTCAAATGGGAGCACAAAGTTATAAAGGATTGTTGCGCTGTCGGGAGTTAACTGGTAAATGGAATAATTGTAAGGCCGGGAAAAGAGCAAAGTACCTGGCTGGCCTGTATTGTAAAACTCAATGTTTCCGGGATCAGATAAATAAGATGAGTTCCGTTTTGCATAAGGAAAATAGGCTCTTAGTGTTTTACTGCCATTCGATATTTTTAATTCAAAGTCCACTGAATCTTTTGCATTCTTATCTTCAAGCACAACACTGTAAGCCCATTGATCAGGAGCCAGGTAATGGGGGTTGGTCATTGAAATAGCAAATCCTTTGATTTCTGTAATTTGCTCACTCTGGATATCGGCAAGACCGTAAAGAACCGATCTTCCAAATTTCATACTGTTTTTTGAAAAAGGATTACGTACCAATTCATCCCTCTCCTGCTCAGTTGGGCGGAAGTTTTTTATTTATCTGTAAAAGATAGAGTGCATTCTCCTTTTCCATCAACTGCATGGAAGCAACTGTATATTTATCGTCCTTATATTTTTTATAAACTTACCTGATCTGTCGAAAAAATACAAACCCTGTGTATCGTAGTCAAAAATGATAAAATACTGATCTGTTACCACCAGCCTGCTTATCTGTCCAAACAGGCTTTGCCGGGTAGTTTCCAGGGGTATATAACTGATGCTTTCGAAAACTCTTGATGCAGGAGCACCGATTGTTGAATTTGGATCGAAATAAAGGGTTTGAGCGGATTGTCCGGCTGCCAGGCTGGCCATCAATAAAAATAAGGCAGCGAATATATTTCTCATAGATCAGTTTGACGATTTGTTTAAAGATTCCCTGCAAGATAATTTCTGAAATTTGAGGCAATGCTGTGTCAATGGATGAACGGTTGCCCGACGGTTTGACCAGTATTGAAAATTA carries:
- a CDS encoding low molecular weight phosphotyrosine protein phosphatase; translated protein: MVCLGNICRSPLAEGVLQNKAWKAGLNWSVESAGTGAWHAGEPPHQLSAKVAKLNGVDISRQRARQFVKEDFLQYDFIYVMDSSNYIDVKQISGKLWKEEKVDLLLNELYPGENRNVPDPWYGKEDGYHKVYEMIEKACDKIIQKYEAGSKR
- a CDS encoding histidine--tRNA ligase — its product is MAKVNVSLPQGTRDFGADVVRKRNYIFTTIKTVFELYGFEPLETPAMENLDTLMGKYGEEGDKLIFKILNNGLDNPAKHQQAKEDFEKVLAGKNTSGLTERALKYDLTIPFARYVAMNHNQLTMPFKRYQVQPVWRADRPQKGRYREFYQCDADVVGSNSLLNEVELANIYSTVFAKLGVDVDIKINSRKILAALAEVCGGTEKIVDITVAIDKLDKIGMEKVKEELTQRGLNTDQIAVIEKYLLISGTNEEKLQQIKSLLGKSETGKKGIEEIETILNYPLTTQNSRLSIDFTLARGLNYYTGIIFEVKANNVQMGSIGGGGRYDDLTGLFGVPNIPGVGISFGVDRIYDVMEELKLFPAGVHTGTKVLFFNLGKDESKKAFELMQQLRSKGISCELFHEQAKFDKQFKYAEKKQIPFIVIIGTKELETATCNVKNLQTGVQETISFNDLLNKFF
- a CDS encoding T9SS type A sorting domain-containing protein, with the translated sequence MRQNIPVLILLPFLSAIILFSVFMNRQTLSKQQNTVDWKQSQFEEPAFDKRRNEYMYNMVKDPVTGRIPDGIIEKSYQQALQAPERNSVLRTEDNNTYFQGGALNAGGRSRTIMYDKRFNGSSNRVILAGSVSGGIFRSTDGGNSWTNVTKPNEIHNVHWIVQDTGSVARMDTWYAGGGEHWGNTATENGATFMSDALYKSIDNGATWTKLPQAFTTGAATASGPFLLERFDHPFDFVHKIAINPLNGHIYVGCHRRLLRSTDGGQTWIVVFVGAVAGFADGGTFDVVVSSTGRVIVAINGGNEDPAIRGVWSSPTGNVSSFTRLAGGSVLGVDSVDGWRGNSYDSRTLNGQPNPVPKRILLALAPSDNNIMYVMYENGAAFGNDADLYHVNLTTNTWTNRSINVPDFGGTVGTFSTQEGYDMFVAVKPDNPNFVILGGVNLFRSTDGFSTTSNTTWIGGYADANPNTNNFLYVNHHPDQHSVAFRSDNPNEMISAHDGGLSLTTNILAATVAYTMVPNYQTFQYYYVAIDPGTGRNNFAGGMQDNGTWLRDRVGILGTAVNDSNKHRFIFPALSGDGGAVGLAANNAGQQYLYGSSQLGTIRRISLPTINVGTSIRPAGLTSTPGGGANEFGEFVTNFKLNPSNTNDLYYINFNRLFRTTDAPTVDPNTWTELTGVSSAVEPANNANTGIYIRSLAFSWGTYQASHVMYIGTTDGRVFRLDDPRNAAASQTPVNLAIPAPFGANIQDIAVNPNNDNEIMAVVSNYEISNANVTSVWWTNNAKSATPTWVNAEGNMITAASVRSCAIVVKKDAGNNPVTEYYIGTSVGLFSVVDNTPATPPVFTTWFREVGTTLNLPIVQSLAYRPVDNVLLVGTHGNGMYFAYLGTPNYTPNQATGINDPILNDKNFISKIYPTVSSSRVDYQTGNRYTIKTISIQLLNANGQIVYKNAGAYQNGSVDISKLAKGVYVLSIISDDRKYKYLQKIIKQ
- a CDS encoding acetyl-CoA C-acyltransferase yields the protein MKPVYIIDSLRTPIGKYGGVLASVRPDDLLAHVIKALIHRNGSIDVNAIEDVIAGAANQSGEDNRNVARMAALLAGLPVTVAGNTVNRLCASGLQAIMDASRAIACGDGDIYIAGGVESMSRAPFVLSKTSSAYGRDAVLQDTTLGWRFINSRLSELYHPFSMGETAENVAKQWNLSRIAQDEFAVQSQERYFAALSAGKWADEIIPVDAIQGKQMIIVDTDEHPRETTIDQLAKLKPAFVRDGTVTAGNSSGINDGAAAMLLASEEAVLKYNLKPVAMIKSMAVAGVDPSIMGIGPVPATIKALQRAGLTVSDLDLIELNEAFASQSIACIHELSLDLEKVNVNGGAIALGHPLGCSGVRISTTLLHEMKRRKSKYGLATMCVGVGQGAAVIFERIS
- the rlmN gene encoding 23S rRNA (adenine(2503)-C(2))-methyltransferase RlmN, giving the protein MKVANERNIRHLSLEEINTFFESIGEKKFRAKQVHEWLWQKHAHSFGDMTNLSKELRQKLGEVFTLPALTVDATQYSSDGTVKSRFRTHEGHLIEGVLIPTDERKTACVSSQIGCSLSCKFCATGYIDRKRNLNFDEIYDEVVLINQQSEKVYEKKLTNIVFMGMGEPLLNYKNVMKAIERITSPDGLGMSPRRITVSTAGVAKQIKQLGDDEVKFKLALSLHAANDLKRHEIMPVNDTNNIKSLIDALNHFYKKTGNEITFEYILFKDFNDSLKDADELIKLYRQVPADLINIIEYNPIDLASFQKPDEEVTNRFMAYLEKHKVNARLRRSRGKDIDAACGQLANKEVLSDKS